A single window of Sparus aurata chromosome 12, fSpaAur1.1, whole genome shotgun sequence DNA harbors:
- the lage3 gene encoding L antigen family member 3-like, with the protein MAATDGGANQLEFSLDVPFPSSREAEIALRSLSPDREPRKGGIRKQLTVSGSKLSVKWSADEARILRVSVNSFLDHLSLVLETMEMFGPPVSQ; encoded by the exons ATGGCGGCAACAGACGGAGGAGCCAACCAACTGGAGTT CTCTCTGGACGTTCCCTTCCCGTCGTCTCGTGAGGCCGAGATCGCTCTGCGCTCGCTGTCTCCGGACCGAGAGCCGAGGAAAGGCGGCATCCGCAAACAGCTCACAGTGTCTGGCAGCAAGCTGTCTGT GAAATGGAGTGCAGATGAAGCTCGGATCCTCAGAGTGTCTGTGAATTCATTCCTGGATCATCTGTCGCTCGTTCTGGAGACCATGGAGATGTTTGGACCTCCTGTTTCACAGTGA
- the LOC115593373 gene encoding cGMP-dependent protein kinase 1-like isoform X1 yields MAVSKSTGTLRDLQLALQLKIEELRQRDALIDELELELDTKDDLIRQLQIELDRHRCASQQAVGSGEAVNTAAVQPPAAPDEPQRTKRQAISAEPTALDPSQLTDVTLTSYCKSKESNELIQRALMDNDFMKHLEHGQILTIMDCMHPTSLTKGCCVIQEGDDGSTVYVLEEGMVEVTKQGKKLCTIGQGKVFGELAILYNCTRTATVTALTDIKLWAIDRQGFQTIMMRTGLIKLSQYTDFLRSVPSFQSLTEDILSKLADVLEETHYSDSDYIIRQGATGDTFFIISEGQVKISQQNSGSDEQVPVKTLSKGDWFGEQALKGEDVRTASATAVGDVTCLVIDRESFKQLIGGLDDVNNKQYDSDEVKAKLQAEADYFSSVTLNDIKIICTLGMGGFSRVELVQLKNDANRSFALKVLKKRHILDTSQQGHILSERRIMMEAHSPFIIRLYRTFRDSKYLYMLLEACLGGELWTQLRDRGSFDDGTTRFYTGCVIEALACLHSRGIIYRDLKPENIILDSRGYAKLVDFGFAKKVGLGKKTWTFCGTPEYVAPEIILNKGHDSSADCWSLGILVFELLSGSPPFSGSDPMKTYNIILRGIDMIEFPKKITKSAANLIKRLCRDNPSERLGNQKNGVKDIQKHKWFEGFNWEGLRQGTIDSPFTPTVEGPLDNSNFDYFPEDTEDPPVDEESGWDLEF; encoded by the exons atggctGTCTCTAAGAGCACCGGCACTCTGAGGGATCTTCAGCTGGCTCTGCAGCTGAAGATCGAGGAGCTCCGACAGAGAGACGCTCTCATCGacgagctggagctggagctggacaCCAAAGACGATCTGATCCGGCAGCTGCAGATAGAACTGGACCGACACCGCTGCGCCTCACAGCAGGCGGTCGGCTCCGGGGAGGCGGTGAACACAG CAGCGGTTCAGCCTCCAGCAGCACCTGATGAGCCGCAGCGCACAAAGAGACAGGCAATCTCCGCAGAGCCCACAGCGCTGGACCCCTCCCAGCTCACCGACGTTACACTCACCAGCTACTGCAAGAGCAAAGA GTCTAACGAGCTGATCCAGAGGGCTCTAATGGACAACGACTTCATGAAACACCTGGAACACGGGCAG ATCCTCACCATCATGGACTGTATGCACCCCACCAGCTTAACCAAGGGCTGCTGTGTCATCCAGGAGGGAGACGACGGCTCCACGGTCTACGTTCTGGAGG AGGGAATGGTTGAGGTGACTAAACAAGGAAAGAAACTCTGCACCATCGGTCAAGGAAAAGTATTTGGGGAGCTGGCGATCCTGTACAACTGCACTCGCACAGCAACTGTaacag cccTGACGGACATCAAGCTCTGGGCGATCGACCGTCAGGGTTTCCAAACCATCATGATGAGGACTGGTCTCATCAAACTCTCCCAGTACACAGACTTCCTCCGCAG CGTTCCCTCGTTTCAGTCGCTAACGGAGGACATCCTCAGCAAACTGGCTGATGTTTTGGAGGAG ACTCATTACAGCGACAGTGATTACATTATCCGTCAGGGAGCTACCGGAGACACATTCTTCATCATCAGtgaaggacag GTGAAAATCTCCCAGCAGAACTCAGGCAGTGACGAGCAGGTGCCTGTGAAGACTCTGTCTAAAGGGGACTGGTTCGGAGAGCAGGCTCTGAAAgg AGAGGACGTTCGCACAGCCAGCGCCACCGCTGTGGGAGATGTCACATGCCTGGTCATTGATAGAGA GTCTTTCAAACAACTGATTGGAGGACTGGATGATGTCAACAACAAGCAGTATGACAGCGATGAGGTCAAGGCAAA GCTGCAGGCGGAGGCCGACTACTTCTCCAGCGTGACACTTAATGATATCAAAATAATCTGCACTCTGGGGATGGGAGGCTTCAGTCGAGTGGAGCTG gtgcaGTTAAAGAATGACGCCAACCGATCGTTCGCCCTCAAAGTGTTAAAGAAACGTCACATCCTGGACACCAGCCAGCAGGGCCACATCCTGTCGGAGCGCCGCATCATGATGGAGGCTCACAGCCCGTTCATCATCAG GTTGTATCGAACTTTCAGGGACTCCAAATATCTCTACATGCTGTTGGAGGCTTGCCTCGGAGGAGAGCTGTGGACGCAGCTGCGAGACAG GGGCTCATTTGATGACGGCACCACTCGGTTTTACACTGGCTGTGTCATCGAGGCGCTGGCTTGCCTGCACTCCAGAGGAATCATCTACAGAGACCTCAAGCCTGAGAACATCATACTGGACAGCCGCGGATACGCCAAGCTG GTGGACTTTGGCTTTGCTAAGAAGGTGGGTCTGGGGAAGAAGACGTGGACATTTTGCGGGACTCCCGAGTACGTCGCCCCGGAGATCATCCTGAACAAAGGCCACGACAGTTCAGCTGACTGCTGGTCTCTGGGAATACTGGTCTttgagctgctcagtggcag TCCTCCATTTTCAGGCTCTGATCCCATGAAGACCTACAACATCATCCTGAGAGGCATCGACATGATCGAGTTCCCCAAGAAGATCACAAAGAGTGCTGCCAACCTCATCAAACGACTCTGCAG GGACAACCCTTCAGAGAGGCTGGGAAATCAGAAAAATGGAGTGAAAGATATACAGAAACACAA GTGGTTTGAGGGCTTCAACTGGGAAGGCCTCCGCCAGGGAACCATAGACTCTCCGTTCACGCCAACG GTGGAGGGACCGCTGGACAACAGCAACTTTGACTATTTCCCAGAGGACACTGAAGACCCTCCTGTTGACGAAGAGTCTGGCTGGGACCTCGAGTTTTAG
- the LOC115593373 gene encoding cGMP-dependent protein kinase 1-like isoform X2 yields the protein MAVSKSTGTLRDLQLALQLKIEELRQRDALIDELELELDTKDDLIRQLQIELDRHRCASQQAVGSGEAVNTAVQPPAAPDEPQRTKRQAISAEPTALDPSQLTDVTLTSYCKSKESNELIQRALMDNDFMKHLEHGQILTIMDCMHPTSLTKGCCVIQEGDDGSTVYVLEEGMVEVTKQGKKLCTIGQGKVFGELAILYNCTRTATVTALTDIKLWAIDRQGFQTIMMRTGLIKLSQYTDFLRSVPSFQSLTEDILSKLADVLEETHYSDSDYIIRQGATGDTFFIISEGQVKISQQNSGSDEQVPVKTLSKGDWFGEQALKGEDVRTASATAVGDVTCLVIDRESFKQLIGGLDDVNNKQYDSDEVKAKLQAEADYFSSVTLNDIKIICTLGMGGFSRVELVQLKNDANRSFALKVLKKRHILDTSQQGHILSERRIMMEAHSPFIIRLYRTFRDSKYLYMLLEACLGGELWTQLRDRGSFDDGTTRFYTGCVIEALACLHSRGIIYRDLKPENIILDSRGYAKLVDFGFAKKVGLGKKTWTFCGTPEYVAPEIILNKGHDSSADCWSLGILVFELLSGSPPFSGSDPMKTYNIILRGIDMIEFPKKITKSAANLIKRLCRDNPSERLGNQKNGVKDIQKHKWFEGFNWEGLRQGTIDSPFTPTVEGPLDNSNFDYFPEDTEDPPVDEESGWDLEF from the exons atggctGTCTCTAAGAGCACCGGCACTCTGAGGGATCTTCAGCTGGCTCTGCAGCTGAAGATCGAGGAGCTCCGACAGAGAGACGCTCTCATCGacgagctggagctggagctggacaCCAAAGACGATCTGATCCGGCAGCTGCAGATAGAACTGGACCGACACCGCTGCGCCTCACAGCAGGCGGTCGGCTCCGGGGAGGCGGTGAACACAG CGGTTCAGCCTCCAGCAGCACCTGATGAGCCGCAGCGCACAAAGAGACAGGCAATCTCCGCAGAGCCCACAGCGCTGGACCCCTCCCAGCTCACCGACGTTACACTCACCAGCTACTGCAAGAGCAAAGA GTCTAACGAGCTGATCCAGAGGGCTCTAATGGACAACGACTTCATGAAACACCTGGAACACGGGCAG ATCCTCACCATCATGGACTGTATGCACCCCACCAGCTTAACCAAGGGCTGCTGTGTCATCCAGGAGGGAGACGACGGCTCCACGGTCTACGTTCTGGAGG AGGGAATGGTTGAGGTGACTAAACAAGGAAAGAAACTCTGCACCATCGGTCAAGGAAAAGTATTTGGGGAGCTGGCGATCCTGTACAACTGCACTCGCACAGCAACTGTaacag cccTGACGGACATCAAGCTCTGGGCGATCGACCGTCAGGGTTTCCAAACCATCATGATGAGGACTGGTCTCATCAAACTCTCCCAGTACACAGACTTCCTCCGCAG CGTTCCCTCGTTTCAGTCGCTAACGGAGGACATCCTCAGCAAACTGGCTGATGTTTTGGAGGAG ACTCATTACAGCGACAGTGATTACATTATCCGTCAGGGAGCTACCGGAGACACATTCTTCATCATCAGtgaaggacag GTGAAAATCTCCCAGCAGAACTCAGGCAGTGACGAGCAGGTGCCTGTGAAGACTCTGTCTAAAGGGGACTGGTTCGGAGAGCAGGCTCTGAAAgg AGAGGACGTTCGCACAGCCAGCGCCACCGCTGTGGGAGATGTCACATGCCTGGTCATTGATAGAGA GTCTTTCAAACAACTGATTGGAGGACTGGATGATGTCAACAACAAGCAGTATGACAGCGATGAGGTCAAGGCAAA GCTGCAGGCGGAGGCCGACTACTTCTCCAGCGTGACACTTAATGATATCAAAATAATCTGCACTCTGGGGATGGGAGGCTTCAGTCGAGTGGAGCTG gtgcaGTTAAAGAATGACGCCAACCGATCGTTCGCCCTCAAAGTGTTAAAGAAACGTCACATCCTGGACACCAGCCAGCAGGGCCACATCCTGTCGGAGCGCCGCATCATGATGGAGGCTCACAGCCCGTTCATCATCAG GTTGTATCGAACTTTCAGGGACTCCAAATATCTCTACATGCTGTTGGAGGCTTGCCTCGGAGGAGAGCTGTGGACGCAGCTGCGAGACAG GGGCTCATTTGATGACGGCACCACTCGGTTTTACACTGGCTGTGTCATCGAGGCGCTGGCTTGCCTGCACTCCAGAGGAATCATCTACAGAGACCTCAAGCCTGAGAACATCATACTGGACAGCCGCGGATACGCCAAGCTG GTGGACTTTGGCTTTGCTAAGAAGGTGGGTCTGGGGAAGAAGACGTGGACATTTTGCGGGACTCCCGAGTACGTCGCCCCGGAGATCATCCTGAACAAAGGCCACGACAGTTCAGCTGACTGCTGGTCTCTGGGAATACTGGTCTttgagctgctcagtggcag TCCTCCATTTTCAGGCTCTGATCCCATGAAGACCTACAACATCATCCTGAGAGGCATCGACATGATCGAGTTCCCCAAGAAGATCACAAAGAGTGCTGCCAACCTCATCAAACGACTCTGCAG GGACAACCCTTCAGAGAGGCTGGGAAATCAGAAAAATGGAGTGAAAGATATACAGAAACACAA GTGGTTTGAGGGCTTCAACTGGGAAGGCCTCCGCCAGGGAACCATAGACTCTCCGTTCACGCCAACG GTGGAGGGACCGCTGGACAACAGCAACTTTGACTATTTCCCAGAGGACACTGAAGACCCTCCTGTTGACGAAGAGTCTGGCTGGGACCTCGAGTTTTAG
- the LOC115593373 gene encoding cGMP-dependent protein kinase 1-like isoform X3: MVEVTKQGKKLCTIGQGKVFGELAILYNCTRTATVTALTDIKLWAIDRQGFQTIMMRTGLIKLSQYTDFLRSVPSFQSLTEDILSKLADVLEETHYSDSDYIIRQGATGDTFFIISEGQVKISQQNSGSDEQVPVKTLSKGDWFGEQALKGEDVRTASATAVGDVTCLVIDRESFKQLIGGLDDVNNKQYDSDEVKAKLQAEADYFSSVTLNDIKIICTLGMGGFSRVELVQLKNDANRSFALKVLKKRHILDTSQQGHILSERRIMMEAHSPFIIRLYRTFRDSKYLYMLLEACLGGELWTQLRDRGSFDDGTTRFYTGCVIEALACLHSRGIIYRDLKPENIILDSRGYAKLVDFGFAKKVGLGKKTWTFCGTPEYVAPEIILNKGHDSSADCWSLGILVFELLSGSPPFSGSDPMKTYNIILRGIDMIEFPKKITKSAANLIKRLCRDNPSERLGNQKNGVKDIQKHKWFEGFNWEGLRQGTIDSPFTPTVEGPLDNSNFDYFPEDTEDPPVDEESGWDLEF, from the exons ATGGTTGAGGTGACTAAACAAGGAAAGAAACTCTGCACCATCGGTCAAGGAAAAGTATTTGGGGAGCTGGCGATCCTGTACAACTGCACTCGCACAGCAACTGTaacag cccTGACGGACATCAAGCTCTGGGCGATCGACCGTCAGGGTTTCCAAACCATCATGATGAGGACTGGTCTCATCAAACTCTCCCAGTACACAGACTTCCTCCGCAG CGTTCCCTCGTTTCAGTCGCTAACGGAGGACATCCTCAGCAAACTGGCTGATGTTTTGGAGGAG ACTCATTACAGCGACAGTGATTACATTATCCGTCAGGGAGCTACCGGAGACACATTCTTCATCATCAGtgaaggacag GTGAAAATCTCCCAGCAGAACTCAGGCAGTGACGAGCAGGTGCCTGTGAAGACTCTGTCTAAAGGGGACTGGTTCGGAGAGCAGGCTCTGAAAgg AGAGGACGTTCGCACAGCCAGCGCCACCGCTGTGGGAGATGTCACATGCCTGGTCATTGATAGAGA GTCTTTCAAACAACTGATTGGAGGACTGGATGATGTCAACAACAAGCAGTATGACAGCGATGAGGTCAAGGCAAA GCTGCAGGCGGAGGCCGACTACTTCTCCAGCGTGACACTTAATGATATCAAAATAATCTGCACTCTGGGGATGGGAGGCTTCAGTCGAGTGGAGCTG gtgcaGTTAAAGAATGACGCCAACCGATCGTTCGCCCTCAAAGTGTTAAAGAAACGTCACATCCTGGACACCAGCCAGCAGGGCCACATCCTGTCGGAGCGCCGCATCATGATGGAGGCTCACAGCCCGTTCATCATCAG GTTGTATCGAACTTTCAGGGACTCCAAATATCTCTACATGCTGTTGGAGGCTTGCCTCGGAGGAGAGCTGTGGACGCAGCTGCGAGACAG GGGCTCATTTGATGACGGCACCACTCGGTTTTACACTGGCTGTGTCATCGAGGCGCTGGCTTGCCTGCACTCCAGAGGAATCATCTACAGAGACCTCAAGCCTGAGAACATCATACTGGACAGCCGCGGATACGCCAAGCTG GTGGACTTTGGCTTTGCTAAGAAGGTGGGTCTGGGGAAGAAGACGTGGACATTTTGCGGGACTCCCGAGTACGTCGCCCCGGAGATCATCCTGAACAAAGGCCACGACAGTTCAGCTGACTGCTGGTCTCTGGGAATACTGGTCTttgagctgctcagtggcag TCCTCCATTTTCAGGCTCTGATCCCATGAAGACCTACAACATCATCCTGAGAGGCATCGACATGATCGAGTTCCCCAAGAAGATCACAAAGAGTGCTGCCAACCTCATCAAACGACTCTGCAG GGACAACCCTTCAGAGAGGCTGGGAAATCAGAAAAATGGAGTGAAAGATATACAGAAACACAA GTGGTTTGAGGGCTTCAACTGGGAAGGCCTCCGCCAGGGAACCATAGACTCTCCGTTCACGCCAACG GTGGAGGGACCGCTGGACAACAGCAACTTTGACTATTTCCCAGAGGACACTGAAGACCCTCCTGTTGACGAAGAGTCTGGCTGGGACCTCGAGTTTTAG